The Sediminispirochaeta smaragdinae DSM 11293 genome has a segment encoding these proteins:
- the pstC gene encoding phosphate ABC transporter permease subunit PstC translates to MKETRRKQIEKVVEAILFIFASISVLSVIFITLFILAEGLPLFKSVSLTDFLFSTDWSPTAEEPSFGIWAFIVGSIWVTLGALIIAVPMGLAVGIFMAEMAKPRAAKIIRSGVELLAGIPSVIYGLFGFFFIAPIIRTLSNSTTGLGILTASIILAIMILPTIINITEVSIRAVPSELKEGSLALGATHWQSIVRTIIPAARSGIIAGVVLGIGRAVGETMAVLMVAGNSPIMPTGPLSHVRTLTMNIVTDLKYAEVGSLHETSLFSTGIVLFLFILIINLVVQRTLKRKVDKEGAA, encoded by the coding sequence GTGAAAGAAACAAGACGAAAACAGATAGAAAAGGTTGTGGAAGCTATCCTTTTCATCTTCGCGTCGATCTCCGTGTTGAGTGTCATCTTCATTACGCTTTTCATTCTCGCCGAGGGACTTCCGCTTTTCAAAAGTGTGAGCCTTACCGACTTTCTCTTCAGCACAGACTGGAGTCCCACGGCTGAGGAACCGAGCTTCGGCATATGGGCCTTTATCGTCGGATCGATCTGGGTCACCCTGGGAGCATTGATTATCGCTGTACCTATGGGGCTGGCAGTCGGAATTTTCATGGCGGAGATGGCAAAACCGCGGGCGGCAAAAATCATCAGAAGCGGTGTCGAACTTTTGGCAGGCATTCCCTCGGTCATCTACGGCCTATTCGGCTTCTTCTTCATTGCACCGATTATTCGTACCCTTTCAAACAGTACCACCGGCCTCGGAATCCTGACGGCCTCGATCATTTTGGCCATCATGATTTTGCCTACCATTATCAATATTACCGAGGTCTCCATCAGGGCTGTTCCTTCCGAACTCAAAGAGGGAAGTCTGGCTTTGGGGGCGACCCACTGGCAGAGCATTGTAAGAACCATTATTCCGGCGGCACGAAGCGGTATCATTGCAGGGGTAGTACTTGGAATCGGACGGGCGGTAGGAGAAACCATGGCCGTTCTCATGGTTGCAGGGAACTCTCCCATCATGCCGACAGGCCCTTTGAGCCATGTCAGAACCCTTACCATGAATATCGTCACCGATCTTAAATATGCGGAAGTTGGAAGTTTGCATGAAACCAGTCTTTTCTCGACAGGTATTGTGCTCTTTCTTTTCATTCTCATTATCAATCTCGTTGTACAGCGAACGCTGAAACGGAAAGTCGACAAGGAAGGAGCGGCATGA
- a CDS encoding phosphate ABC transporter substrate-binding protein encodes MKKISMLLVLFLAASFVLFAGGKQESGAAASTSQFSGDYAFGGSTTVDPIIQAAIEEWKELYPDVHISYEGVGSSTGIKGIIAGTYSLGAASREPKDGEKAQGVEATHIALDAIAAIVNQSSVSISNITMADLASIYAGDITNWKEVGGPDAPIVVFNRDEASGTYETFEGHVMEKADKEFMASASVTTGNGDMAAKVGSTPYAIGYVGLGFTHEKGVKALTLEGIEPDVKNVYNKSYPVWRYLNVVHIGPLSQAGEVEQAFVDYLLSEDGQDIVEDLDFIRLQ; translated from the coding sequence ATGAAGAAAATTTCCATGCTGCTTGTCCTTTTTCTTGCAGCAAGCTTTGTTCTTTTCGCTGGAGGTAAACAAGAATCTGGTGCAGCAGCAAGTACTTCGCAGTTCAGCGGGGACTATGCCTTCGGAGGCTCCACAACCGTCGATCCGATCATTCAGGCCGCTATCGAAGAATGGAAGGAGCTCTATCCCGATGTTCACATCAGTTATGAAGGTGTCGGTTCCAGTACCGGTATCAAGGGCATTATTGCCGGGACCTACAGCCTCGGAGCAGCCAGTCGTGAACCCAAGGATGGGGAAAAGGCCCAGGGAGTCGAAGCTACTCATATCGCCCTCGACGCCATTGCCGCCATTGTAAACCAGAGCAGTGTCTCCATCAGCAACATCACCATGGCAGATCTTGCATCGATCTATGCAGGTGACATCACCAACTGGAAAGAGGTCGGTGGTCCAGATGCTCCGATCGTTGTTTTCAACCGTGATGAGGCATCCGGAACCTATGAGACCTTTGAAGGCCATGTCATGGAAAAGGCCGACAAGGAGTTTATGGCTTCTGCTTCTGTAACCACCGGAAACGGGGATATGGCTGCTAAGGTTGGTTCAACCCCCTATGCCATCGGTTACGTCGGTCTTGGATTTACCCATGAAAAAGGTGTTAAGGCTTTGACGCTTGAAGGAATCGAACCCGATGTAAAGAATGTCTACAACAAGAGCTATCCTGTATGGCGCTACCTTAACGTGGTACACATCGGTCCCCTTTCTCAGGCCGGTGAAGTAGAGCAGGCCTTTGTCGATTATCTTCTCAGTGAAGATGGCCAGGATATTGTCGAAGATCTCGATTTCATCCGTCTTCAGTAG
- the murG gene encoding undecaprenyldiphospho-muramoylpentapeptide beta-N-acetylglucosaminyltransferase, translating into MDEKRRIIAFTGGGTGGHVFPAFAVWEALKEADRESRLNYLWIGSRDGMEKQLVRTRGIDYAEIPSGKFRRYFSLKNLTDLFRIAAGFICSLRILKNRKVSILFSKGGFVSVPPVIAAHILGIPVISHESDLDPGLATRINSRFSDLLCLAYEKTAKAFPSKRNIVVTGNPVRKEILGGDRETGRRLYNIPEGKPLLLVLGGSLGALQVNELVAGSLDGLLDRFFVVHQMGEKLYQSSNRKGYVTVPFLRDELPHLLAAADLVLCRSGAGTLWENGVTASPAILVPLGMGASRGDQVRNAEFFSEAKAALILKGKDGGEPDPSDLLEAAFSLIDDTAQLRSMAASASALCNKDAAETIARLLLSQLEKA; encoded by the coding sequence ATGGATGAAAAGAGACGCATCATTGCCTTCACAGGAGGAGGTACCGGTGGGCATGTTTTTCCCGCCTTTGCGGTATGGGAGGCCTTGAAAGAGGCAGACCGCGAAAGCAGGCTGAACTATTTGTGGATTGGATCCCGAGACGGTATGGAAAAACAGCTGGTTCGCACCAGAGGGATTGATTATGCAGAGATTCCCTCCGGTAAATTCAGGCGTTATTTCAGCTTAAAGAACCTTACGGATCTTTTCCGCATTGCGGCCGGTTTTATATGTTCGCTCCGGATTCTAAAAAATCGAAAGGTCTCTATTCTTTTTTCCAAGGGAGGCTTTGTCTCCGTACCTCCGGTGATTGCCGCCCATATTCTCGGTATCCCTGTTATCAGCCACGAGTCCGATCTCGACCCCGGTCTTGCCACAAGAATCAACAGCCGTTTCTCCGATCTTCTATGCCTTGCGTACGAAAAGACGGCAAAGGCCTTTCCCTCGAAACGGAATATCGTGGTTACCGGAAATCCCGTACGTAAAGAAATTCTCGGGGGAGACAGGGAAACGGGACGGCGCTTGTATAATATTCCGGAGGGAAAGCCTCTTTTACTGGTGCTTGGGGGAAGCCTCGGAGCCCTTCAGGTAAATGAGTTGGTTGCTGGAAGCCTCGACGGTTTACTCGACCGTTTTTTCGTTGTTCATCAAATGGGTGAGAAGCTCTACCAATCGTCGAATAGGAAGGGCTATGTAACGGTCCCTTTTCTCCGAGACGAGCTTCCTCACCTCCTCGCTGCTGCCGACCTGGTTCTTTGCCGTTCGGGAGCGGGGACCCTATGGGAGAATGGTGTAACAGCAAGTCCTGCAATATTGGTTCCGTTGGGAATGGGGGCAAGCCGAGGTGATCAGGTGCGCAACGCCGAATTCTTTTCGGAAGCGAAGGCCGCACTTATACTAAAAGGGAAAGATGGAGGGGAGCCGGATCCTTCCGATCTGCTCGAGGCGGCTTTTTCTCTCATTGATGATACAGCGCAGCTACGTTCCATGGCCGCTTCTGCTTCTGCTCTTTGCAATAAGGATGCCGCAGAAACGATAGCCCGTTTGCTGCTTTCCCAACTCGAAAAGGCATGA
- a CDS encoding CvpA family protein — MEFSAVDVVALIIVLVLGVRCAFRGFVAELMAFAAILLGLVAAVVFGGLVVPFAQRYIGDGFWTPIASFLAVFLVTYIVVKLFEGALYRLIDRVNLEKMDQALGFFLGIVEGVLLLAVLLFLIRIQPVFDPEPLLSRSFLVPFLEKLIPLGQGFIESALGESSV, encoded by the coding sequence ATGGAATTTTCCGCCGTTGATGTCGTGGCTTTAATTATTGTCCTTGTCCTTGGTGTTCGCTGTGCCTTTCGAGGCTTTGTTGCGGAACTGATGGCCTTTGCGGCAATCCTTCTCGGCCTGGTTGCCGCAGTAGTGTTTGGTGGCCTCGTCGTTCCCTTTGCCCAGCGGTATATAGGGGATGGATTTTGGACGCCGATAGCCTCGTTCTTGGCTGTTTTCCTTGTAACCTATATTGTTGTAAAGCTCTTCGAAGGGGCCTTGTATCGCCTCATCGACAGGGTCAATCTTGAAAAAATGGACCAGGCCCTCGGCTTTTTTCTCGGTATTGTGGAAGGTGTCCTGCTTCTTGCTGTCCTTCTGTTTCTCATTCGGATTCAGCCGGTTTTCGACCCGGAACCTTTGTTATCCCGAAGTTTTTTGGTCCCCTTTCTCGAAAAGCTGATCCCTTTGGGACAAGGATTTATCGAATCGGCGTTAGGGGAAAGTAGTGTTTGA
- a CDS encoding two-component system sensor histidine kinase NtrB: MRKFIQRALAKLPKLDQEQIRHLLIAVAGENERLEVVLDSMTDGVIVTDGNHRIILTNKSSERLVPFVTSDLDEKILWEVIDDREVATFLKESLLSGERVEGVEFTLGHSGSVQTLSFNLMPMVKDGSIEGSLLIVADVTDRRRREARLRRAENLASLTTLAAGVAHEIKNPLGSIGIHIQLMQRSLDRDGCLDREHGLEYLDIMEEEVERLNGIVVDFLFAVRPMNTELKQADVNAVIHDLLQFTKYELQEGGVQVVEEYDDGVPKVELDEKYLKQALLNIIKNAQAAMPDGGSLTVTTGFKDDQVTIAIADTGIGIGEDMVGKIFEPYFTTKEFGSGLGLTVVYKIIKEHGGDISLRSKKGEGTVFTISLPVPQKERRLLDFQGE, translated from the coding sequence GTGCGTAAATTTATTCAAAGAGCCCTTGCAAAGCTTCCTAAACTTGATCAGGAACAAATTCGTCATCTCCTTATTGCCGTGGCAGGCGAAAATGAGAGGCTTGAGGTGGTGCTTGATTCGATGACCGACGGTGTTATCGTCACCGATGGCAATCACCGAATTATTCTGACCAACAAAAGCTCGGAGCGTTTGGTTCCCTTTGTAACATCCGATCTTGATGAAAAAATATTGTGGGAAGTGATCGACGATCGTGAGGTCGCAACTTTTTTGAAGGAGAGTCTTCTTTCGGGCGAGCGGGTCGAGGGTGTCGAATTCACCCTTGGTCACAGCGGATCGGTGCAGACCCTTTCGTTTAATCTCATGCCGATGGTAAAGGATGGGAGTATCGAGGGCTCTCTGCTTATTGTTGCGGATGTCACCGATCGTCGTCGACGAGAAGCCCGCCTGCGTCGTGCCGAGAATCTGGCCAGTTTAACCACCCTTGCTGCAGGGGTTGCCCATGAGATAAAGAACCCCCTCGGTTCCATCGGTATCCATATTCAGCTTATGCAGCGCTCCCTTGATCGAGACGGTTGCCTTGATCGGGAGCATGGCCTTGAGTACCTCGACATCATGGAGGAAGAGGTCGAACGTTTGAATGGAATTGTTGTGGATTTCCTTTTTGCCGTTCGACCGATGAATACCGAGTTGAAACAGGCCGATGTCAATGCGGTGATCCACGATCTCCTTCAGTTTACCAAGTATGAGCTCCAGGAAGGCGGAGTACAGGTGGTGGAGGAGTACGACGATGGTGTTCCGAAGGTTGAGCTTGATGAAAAGTACCTCAAACAGGCTCTTTTGAATATCATCAAGAACGCCCAGGCTGCCATGCCCGATGGTGGAAGTCTGACGGTAACCACCGGGTTTAAAGACGATCAGGTTACCATTGCCATCGCCGACACGGGTATCGGTATCGGCGAAGATATGGTCGGTAAAATTTTCGAACCCTACTTTACCACCAAAGAGTTCGGCTCCGGCCTTGGCCTTACGGTAGTATATAAGATTATCAAGGAGCATGGCGGGGATATTTCGCTCCGATCAAAGAAGGGTGAGGGAACGGTCTTTACCATAAGCCTTCCCGTTCCCCAAAAGGAGCGGAGACTTTTGGACTTCCAGGGAGAGTGA
- a CDS encoding sigma-54-dependent transcriptional regulator has translation MQFHILIVDDEKNIREGLGKSLEMDGHKVFLAATGKDGWHIVTTEEVDLVITDLKMPEMGGSDLLKKIVSSYPTVPVVILTGHGTIESAVSAIQDGAYDFLTKPVDLERLSHIVRRALSNRELVIQNRNLQDELDRISRRSKFDKMIGKSPQMRKVMELIDQVAQTKASVLITGESGVGKELVADAVHFLSNRREKPFVKVHCAALSETLLESELFGHEKGSFTGAISRKKGRFELAHEGTIFLDEIGEISQQVQIKILRVLQEKQFERVGGESTLEVDVRVVSATNRDLKAEIEAGTFREDLFYRLNVVNIHVPPLRERTEDIPLLASAFLKEFSEENGKQIEGIDPKARLTLYNYRWPGNIRELRNCIESSVVMCKGQVITTDDLPPSVTQGAEDSLIRIPVGIAMEEAEKEIIRATLNHEKGNKTRCAEVLGIGRKTLHRKIKEYGLEED, from the coding sequence ATGCAGTTTCATATTTTGATCGTCGACGACGAAAAAAACATCCGTGAAGGTCTTGGCAAAAGCCTTGAAATGGACGGGCATAAGGTCTTTCTCGCTGCCACGGGAAAGGATGGCTGGCACATCGTCACCACCGAAGAGGTCGATCTGGTGATCACCGATCTGAAAATGCCGGAGATGGGGGGATCTGATCTTTTGAAAAAGATTGTATCTTCCTATCCTACCGTACCCGTTGTGATTCTCACCGGGCATGGTACCATCGAGTCTGCCGTCTCTGCCATACAGGATGGTGCGTATGACTTCCTGACTAAGCCTGTTGATCTTGAACGGCTCAGCCATATTGTCAGGAGGGCCCTTAGCAACCGGGAACTGGTCATTCAAAACAGGAACCTCCAGGATGAGCTCGACCGAATCAGCCGTCGAAGTAAATTCGACAAGATGATAGGAAAGAGCCCTCAGATGCGCAAGGTTATGGAGCTTATCGATCAGGTGGCTCAGACCAAAGCTTCCGTTCTCATCACCGGTGAGAGCGGTGTCGGCAAAGAACTGGTGGCCGATGCCGTTCATTTCCTTTCGAACCGGAGAGAAAAGCCCTTTGTGAAGGTTCACTGTGCTGCCTTATCGGAAACCTTGCTGGAGAGCGAACTGTTCGGCCATGAAAAGGGTTCCTTTACCGGTGCCATTTCACGGAAAAAGGGGCGATTTGAATTGGCCCACGAAGGGACCATCTTTCTCGATGAGATCGGGGAGATAAGCCAGCAGGTCCAGATTAAGATCCTTCGTGTACTTCAGGAAAAGCAGTTCGAGCGGGTGGGGGGAGAGTCGACCCTCGAAGTCGATGTCAGGGTGGTAAGCGCCACGAACCGGGATCTCAAGGCGGAGATCGAGGCTGGCACCTTCCGTGAAGATCTTTTTTATCGTCTCAATGTCGTCAATATCCATGTTCCCCCCTTAAGGGAACGAACCGAAGATATCCCCTTGCTTGCTTCGGCATTTCTGAAAGAATTCAGCGAAGAGAATGGCAAGCAGATCGAGGGAATTGATCCCAAGGCTCGTCTTACCCTTTACAATTACCGATGGCCGGGAAACATTCGTGAACTGAGGAACTGCATAGAAAGCTCCGTTGTCATGTGTAAAGGCCAGGTCATCACGACGGACGATCTTCCCCCTTCTGTTACCCAAGGGGCCGAAGACAGCCTTATCCGTATTCCTGTTGGTATTGCTATGGAGGAGGCGGAGAAAGAGATTATTCGCGCTACCTTGAACCATGAAAAGGGAAACAAAACCCGCTGCGCGGAGGTCTTGGGTATAGGGCGAAAGACCCTACATCGAAAGATCAAGGAGTATGGCCTGGAAGAAGATTAA
- a CDS encoding J domain-containing protein, giving the protein MDPLLDRFHRLLRSMFRTPDGDYDFHIHESDPYEDRDYQEAWEELESFLGGSSSQRSSDRGNGGYAGREEKHSGFDLPPEELRDDYKLLGVPFGAEFPHVKAAHRSMLKRHHPDHHAEDPEMLKRATKMTQNINYSFGRIRAWEIARGQAV; this is encoded by the coding sequence ATGGACCCGCTGCTTGATCGATTTCACCGACTGCTTCGCTCGATGTTTAGGACCCCGGACGGCGATTACGACTTTCATATTCACGAAAGTGATCCGTATGAAGACAGGGATTACCAAGAGGCATGGGAAGAATTAGAGTCCTTTCTCGGAGGCTCTTCGTCACAAAGAAGTTCGGATCGAGGAAACGGTGGTTATGCCGGGAGGGAAGAAAAGCACTCCGGTTTCGATCTTCCGCCCGAGGAACTTCGTGATGATTACAAATTACTGGGTGTACCCTTCGGCGCAGAGTTTCCGCATGTCAAGGCGGCCCACAGATCAATGCTGAAACGGCATCACCCCGATCACCATGCCGAAGATCCCGAAATGTTGAAACGGGCAACAAAAATGACCCAGAACATAAATTACTCCTTCGGAAGAATACGGGCATGGGAAATTGCCAGGGGCCAGGCCGTTTAA
- a CDS encoding diaminopimelate epimerase, with the protein MDESLDLCTMVWMDIPFYKLVLADCDFLLINALTNDISEHLFDRKSVDLICDRRRGVGGDGIILLYPSREQNVGLHFLSPLSGTQEKKREDLNASALLCASRFAFDFGLFNRDRLVIEGPTKDIEITCIDSTLFQIELGIPISLSGEEIKEDDRQEVHLWKPLQDQSIAYTCCSFSEFPARATAMVPGIPETERAEAFCRHVRKQDIGSAVFAVAEQQSLVAYSPFPAQGPGDAVIEAAAATLLCASGGSSGREVTARKVNRNQSEELYVTWTGSGSLVVGGVPHYVFTGNYSTEEKDGPAA; encoded by the coding sequence TTGGACGAAAGCCTTGATTTGTGTACAATGGTCTGGATGGATATTCCTTTTTACAAGCTCGTCCTTGCGGACTGTGATTTTCTTCTTATCAATGCTCTTACCAATGATATTTCGGAACACCTATTCGACAGAAAGAGCGTGGATCTTATCTGCGACAGGAGAAGGGGCGTCGGGGGCGACGGTATCATTCTGCTCTACCCCTCACGTGAGCAGAACGTCGGGCTACACTTTCTTTCTCCCCTTTCGGGAACACAAGAGAAAAAGCGAGAGGATCTAAACGCATCGGCACTTCTATGCGCTTCCCGATTTGCCTTCGACTTTGGATTGTTTAATAGAGACCGCCTGGTCATCGAGGGGCCGACGAAAGATATTGAAATAACCTGTATAGATAGCACCCTTTTTCAGATAGAACTGGGCATCCCGATTTCCCTCTCCGGAGAGGAGATTAAGGAGGACGATCGGCAAGAGGTACATCTCTGGAAGCCTCTGCAGGATCAATCGATCGCCTACACCTGTTGCAGCTTTTCTGAATTCCCGGCCCGAGCCACGGCGATGGTTCCAGGGATACCGGAGACAGAGCGTGCAGAGGCTTTCTGCCGTCATGTCCGAAAGCAGGATATCGGTTCCGCCGTATTTGCGGTTGCCGAGCAGCAGAGTCTGGTCGCCTACAGCCCCTTTCCGGCGCAGGGCCCAGGCGATGCTGTCATAGAGGCTGCGGCGGCCACCCTTTTGTGTGCCTCAGGTGGATCTTCGGGACGGGAGGTCACCGCTCGAAAAGTAAATCGAAATCAATCCGAAGAACTGTATGTAACGTGGACAGGGTCCGGATCTCTTGTCGTCGGGGGCGTTCCTCATTATGTTTTTACCGGCAACTACTCTACGGAGGAAAAAGATGGACCCGCTGCTTGA
- a CDS encoding helicase C-terminal domain-containing protein, which yields MKSIRLLDLLASTIIMDTMKIGERLTVEAADYARNSIEEAEGNEVFFVGSFNGSGKVEFLEAVARGNEHAVPALAPFVETGDVVIHNHPSGVLKPSGPDLRIASELGNRGIGFYIIDSGATRVYAVAEPARKRRIVPLDAEKLSSLMTPGGLLSRIFSDYQMRDSQVQMMERIIEAFNSDEILLAEAGTGVGKSLAYLIPSIAWAVANGERVVISTATINLQQQLIEKDIPLVRRLVKGEVKSVLVKGRGNYLCLRRFEEALEENSLFREDTSELEAIRKWVSSTDTGSRSDLPFYPLRETWAKVCSETDACMGLRCRHRESCFVLRARREAASANILVVNHHLLFSDLALRIEGAGFEGGAVLPAFNRLVFDEAHTIERSATSFFSRSYQLPSLLKQLNRLRRSQGRRTFGSLVSLQKRSTRPELFERFPAFLSKLKESAEKLDQLGLQLLSGTNSLRCQSLSSDELRQLLESMALVRSDITALITRIAAALESVDTEDDDQDLFETKTILERLSNMASLLGSFRELTERPESVFWMEVRGSGERRFAVFNETPLDIGPVMREAVYEPFKTLICTSATLTVNGQFSFWMGRVGLFSSEERLVAEIFPSPFRYRDQVLLALPTDPPDPSSPGYQEYVNRFVRDAILTAGGSTLVLFTSYGMLNQTWEAVAPDLEAEKIPVLRQGEDDRSRLMNAFVGNVSAVLFATDSFWEGVDAPGDALRMVIICKLPFRVPTEPVLQARMEAIEAKGGNPFFMLSLPEAAMRLKQGFGRLMRKAEDHGVVAILDPRLTRKSYGKIMLASLPETAVSRRDSTALMGQIEEFLF from the coding sequence ATGAAAAGCATCCGCCTGCTTGATCTTTTGGCGTCTACCATCATAATGGATACGATGAAAATCGGGGAACGACTGACGGTAGAGGCTGCTGATTATGCCAGGAATAGTATAGAAGAGGCGGAGGGAAACGAGGTTTTCTTTGTCGGTTCTTTCAATGGCTCCGGGAAGGTTGAGTTTCTCGAAGCGGTGGCCCGTGGCAACGAACATGCCGTACCTGCGCTTGCTCCCTTCGTTGAGACCGGCGATGTGGTGATCCACAATCATCCCTCCGGTGTTCTTAAACCCAGTGGCCCCGATCTTCGCATCGCATCGGAATTGGGTAACCGGGGAATCGGTTTTTATATTATCGATAGTGGTGCCACCAGGGTCTATGCTGTTGCCGAACCTGCCCGGAAACGGAGAATCGTTCCCCTCGACGCTGAAAAATTATCGTCTCTCATGACTCCCGGAGGACTTCTGTCTCGTATCTTTTCCGACTACCAGATGCGGGATTCGCAGGTACAGATGATGGAACGTATCATCGAGGCTTTCAATAGCGATGAAATCCTTCTTGCCGAGGCTGGAACCGGGGTCGGTAAAAGCCTTGCCTATCTCATTCCTTCTATAGCCTGGGCTGTGGCCAATGGCGAACGGGTAGTCATCTCTACCGCCACGATCAATCTTCAACAGCAGCTTATTGAAAAGGACATTCCCTTGGTGCGGCGCCTCGTAAAGGGGGAGGTGAAGAGCGTTCTCGTAAAGGGAAGGGGCAATTACCTCTGCCTTCGTCGTTTTGAAGAGGCTTTGGAGGAGAACTCGCTTTTTCGGGAAGATACTAGTGAACTGGAAGCGATTCGGAAATGGGTTTCTTCCACGGATACCGGAAGCCGAAGCGATCTCCCATTTTATCCCCTTCGGGAGACATGGGCAAAGGTGTGTTCCGAGACTGATGCCTGCATGGGCTTACGCTGTCGTCATCGCGAATCCTGCTTCGTTTTACGGGCCCGTCGGGAGGCCGCATCGGCAAATATCCTGGTGGTAAACCATCACCTCCTCTTTTCGGATCTTGCCTTACGTATCGAGGGAGCGGGCTTTGAGGGCGGTGCTGTCCTGCCGGCCTTTAATCGGCTTGTTTTTGATGAAGCCCATACCATCGAGCGCAGCGCAACCAGTTTTTTTTCAAGAAGCTACCAGCTTCCCTCTTTGCTCAAACAACTGAACAGGCTTCGCCGCAGCCAGGGGCGCCGAACCTTTGGTTCGCTGGTTTCCTTACAAAAGCGGTCGACCCGGCCCGAGCTTTTTGAACGGTTCCCCGCTTTTCTTTCGAAACTGAAAGAAAGTGCCGAGAAACTCGACCAATTGGGCTTACAGCTTCTATCGGGAACAAACTCCTTACGTTGTCAAAGCCTCTCTTCCGATGAGCTCCGTCAACTCCTGGAGTCGATGGCCCTTGTTCGAAGTGATATCACCGCCCTGATTACCAGGATTGCCGCCGCCTTGGAGAGTGTCGATACCGAGGATGATGACCAGGATCTTTTTGAGACCAAGACCATCTTGGAGCGGCTTTCAAACATGGCTTCTCTTCTCGGCTCATTTCGAGAGCTTACAGAGCGCCCCGAATCGGTATTCTGGATGGAGGTGAGGGGAAGCGGGGAACGACGCTTTGCCGTTTTCAACGAGACCCCCCTGGATATCGGTCCCGTGATGCGGGAGGCGGTATATGAACCCTTTAAGACATTAATCTGTACCTCGGCAACCCTGACCGTGAACGGACAATTTTCCTTCTGGATGGGGAGGGTCGGCCTCTTCTCTTCCGAGGAACGACTTGTGGCCGAAATCTTTCCCTCTCCCTTCCGTTATCGTGATCAGGTACTCCTTGCCCTTCCTACCGACCCTCCGGATCCTTCTTCCCCAGGCTATCAGGAGTATGTGAATCGTTTTGTCAGGGATGCCATACTGACTGCGGGTGGAAGCACCCTAGTCCTCTTTACCAGCTACGGTATGCTCAACCAAACCTGGGAAGCCGTGGCACCGGACCTTGAGGCCGAAAAGATCCCTGTTTTGCGGCAAGGGGAGGACGATCGTAGCCGACTCATGAATGCCTTTGTGGGAAATGTCTCGGCTGTCCTTTTTGCCACCGATTCCTTCTGGGAGGGGGTTGATGCCCCCGGTGATGCTCTACGTATGGTCATCATCTGTAAACTTCCCTTTCGTGTACCAACCGAACCGGTTCTCCAGGCTCGCATGGAGGCCATCGAGGCAAAGGGCGGAAATCCCTTTTTCATGCTGAGTCTTCCGGAGGCGGCCATGCGTCTGAAGCAGGGCTTTGGGAGGCTCATGAGAAAGGCCGAAGATCACGGAGTTGTGGCGATACTGGACCCGAGACTGACAAGAAAAAGTTACGGCAAGATTATGCTTGCAAGCCTTCCCGAGACAGCAGTAAGCCGAAGGGATTCCACGGCTCTCATGGGTCAGATTGAAGAGTTCCTTTTTTAG